Genomic window (Arcobacter aquimarinus):
TAGAAAATTTACTTCCAATAAAAAGAGTTTATGAATTTGTGATTTTAAAATATCTTTTAGAAAATGATTTTTGTGATGAAAATATTGCTTTTAGAATCTTAAATAAATATTTAAATAGAGTTGATAAAGAGACTATTGTTCATTGTTTTTCTTTTTTAAATCAAGATTTTTTAGATAAAGCTCAAATAAATAGATATTTAAAATTAATTGATTTTGATGGAAAAAAAGTAGTAAAAACAGATGACTTTACAAAACTTTTGGAAAATAAAAAATATAAAGAGATTTTTGAAGATAGTTTAAATTATGGAATTTATCTTTATGAAAAAGAGTTTGGTAGTGTTGATTTTGGGAAGCCATTTTTAAAGCTTTATGGAAAATATAATATGTTAAATATTGCCAAGCTTTGTAATTTCCCAAAAATTCATAGTTCATTTAGAGGAAGTGGATTTTTGAAGTATGAAAATGATTTCTTTTTATTTATAAATTTAGAAAAAGAGAAATTTTCAAAATCAGAAAAGTACAATAATACTTTTTTATCAAAAGAAATTTTTACATATCAAAGTAAGCCAAGTCATACGCAAATTAGCCAAGATGGAAAAAAGCTATGTAAAAATAAAGATTTTGGTGTAAAACTTCATATTTTTATGAGAAAATTTACGCAAGTTGATAAAAAAACACAAGATTTTATATATTTAGGATTAGCTAATACGGTTTATTATGAGGGTAATAAGCCAATTAGTTTACATTTAAAGCTAGAAAAATCTCTGAATGATGAACTATATTTTGAATTTACAAAATTTGTATAAAATAATTTATCTTTATTTTATTTAACTTCGATAATATTCGCAAAAAATTGCATCTAAATAGGAAAATAAAGTGGAAAATGAGCATAAAAAGAGTTTTATTGAAAAGACGTTTTTAAAAGTAAGTAGTATAGATAAAGTTTTAGAAGATAGAATAGATTTTATTTTATTAAGAATTGTAACTATGCTTAAATATTTTTTTATTTTAGCAATGATTTTATATCTTGCTATTTGTATAATGAGTCTTTCTCATAAAATAATTTCTTTTACTCTTGCTCAAGGTGCTTTGGATTTTGTTTCAATTAAAAATATATTAACTGATGGTTTATTTACTTTAATTGTTATTGCTATTGTTAAAACACTTTTTATTAAAAATGGTTTTGATTATGCTTTAACTTTTTTAGAAATAGCATTTGTCGTGATTATTAGAAAACTTATATTATTAGAAACAATTCCTTCTGAAACAGATTTGTTGATTGCATTAGGAGTAACTTCTTCTTTATTTTTTGTATTGATAATTTATATACATAATCTAAAAAGAAAATGGTTAAAAGAGGATAAATAATAATTATTGGTTCAGAGGAATTATTATTTTGAACTCTGCTCCTTTACATTTATTATTGTCATAAATATATTCTTTATTGGAAACTAAAAGTTCTCCATTCATATGTTTTTTTATAATTTCTAAAGACATATAAAGCCCAATTCCAGTCCCTTGGCTTTTATGTTTAGTAGTAAAATAAGGTTCAAATATTCTGTTAATTATTTCTTCTTTAATTCCACCTGCATTATCTCTTATTGTTAAAATTAGATTTTGCTTCTCTTCATAAGAGTTTATAAAAATGTATTTATCTTTATCTTTTATCGTTTCAAAAGCATCAATTGCATTATTGATGATATTTAATATAACTTGAATAAATTCATTTCTAAGACCTAAAATAATTATTTTATCTTTTGATTTAATAATCTGAATATCTCTATTTTTTAATTTGCTAGTTACAAGGCTTAATGCTTTATCTATTGCTTCATTTACATTAAAAGAGATAATCTCTTTGTCATTACTAAAAAAATTTCTAAAATCATCAATAGTATTTGACAAATGTTGTGAAGAGTTATTTATGATTTCCATGGTTTCATAAAATTCATTATCAGTTAGTAAGTTTAAATCTTTTTTTAATTTAGCTCCTGTTGCAACAGTTGAAATTACAGATAATGGTTGTCTCCATTGATGCGCAATATTTTCAATCATTTCCCCCATGGCTGCCATTTTTGATTGTTGATTTAAAATAGTCTCTTTTTGAATTAATTCTCTAGTTTTTCTTTCAACTAAATTTTCAAGATTTTTATTCATTTCACTTAATTGTTTAGTTTTTTCTTCTACTTTTATTTTCAAAGTTCGATTTAAATTTTTTAGTGTGAAGTTTCTATATATAAAAGCTAATAAGATTATGAAAATAGCTAATGTTATTTTCCAAAAAATATCATAATCAAAACTAGTTTGAAATTGAACATTATTCCATTTATTTACAATTGTATTTAATTCATTATATGAAACAGAAGAAATGGCTTTATTTAAAATTGATTCTAAAATAGGGTAATCATCTCTTATCATAAATTTAAGACTAAAATTTAGTCCTGTATTTCCAGAAACTTTTAAATCATCAAAATCATATTTTGAAATGTTATAGAGTAATACAGGTTTAATATCAATAAAAGCATAGACTTTATTTTTAGAGACTAATTCTAAACCTTCTTTTACACTTTTAACAGGAATGAGAGCTATTTCAGGATAATTGTTTTTTAGTACATTATGTGCTGTGAAATTATTTCCAATAGCAATTTTTTTATTTTTTATAGAAGAAATATTTTCTATAAAATTTTCATCTTTTTTTGTAACAATTGAAATAGGAAAATTTGCATATTCTTTTGAAAAAATTGAAAATTCTTTTCTTTGAGGAGTATCTGCTGTACTGTAGATTAAATCTGTTTCTTTATTTTTTATACTTTCAATTTGTTGATTAAAAGTTTCAAAAAATATATTTTTTGTTTGTAAATTTAATTTTTTAGATATTAAATACCAATATTCAGATGAAATTCCAATAGCTTCATTATTTTTTGATTTGAAAGTAAATGGTTCCCAAGCATTTGAAATAGATACTTTTATTTTATTATTTTTAATAAATTCTATCTCTTCAGAAGTTAAATTTATTTGATATTTGAAGTTTTGGTAATAGTAGTCATTTTCGTTTAAAATCCATTTTTTTTCTATATTTAAAAGTTCATTTATTGGGATTTTTAAAAATCCTTTGTTAAAAATTTCAACTTTTGCTTTATCTAAAGTTATTGCTTGAGTTTTAGTTTTTTTAATTAATTTATTTAAAGGTTTTATTAGATGAAATTGATTGTTTTGAACAGTATAGTATTCAAAGGCAAGTTTATCTTCATAGATTAAATCAATTTCTTGATTTTTTAAAGCATCAATAATATCTTTATAATCTTCATAAATTTTTATATTTGCAGTAGGAATATTTTCTAAAATTAATTCTTTGAAAGTATTGCTAATTAATCCTATTTTTAAATTAGTAGATAACTCAAATGGAGTATTATTTTTAGTAAGAGTGAAAAAACTACTATTTGTTTCATAAAAAAAATCAGAACCAATCATCCAATCTTCATAGGTATCTGTTCCTAAAAAGAAATCAACTTTTTCTTCTTTTGCCAAATTAATAGCTTCATTCCAAAGTTTTCCATCAATAAACTCTACTTTATAATTATTATATTTAGCCCAAAGCTTCCAAATATCAATATATAGTCCTGTCTCTTTCCCTTCTTGTTTATATGAAAAAGGAGTATAATTAGGATCATAAGAAACTTTGAAAATAGGCTCTTTTGTATGAGCATTAAGAATAAATAAAATGAGAATAAGAAGAAGTTTCATTTTAGCCTAATTAAAAAAATAATTTAGAATTCTATTAAGAAAGCATTATATCAAAGAATTATTAAAGTTTATTAAGCTTTTAATAATCTAGTCTATAACCAACTCCTGAAGTATTTATTATAGAATCTTTTCCTACTTTTTTTCTGAGTTTATTTAAAAGATTTTTTAATGCAGAATCTGTAGCTTCATATTCATCTTCCCATAAATAACTTTTTAATTCTTCACTTGAAACAATTCTATTACTATTTTTTATCAAAAAATCTAAAAGAGTTAATTCTTTTGATGTTAATGATAATTCTTCTTCTTTTTCTGTATCTATTAGTTTTTTATGAAGAACATTATAATTAATGTTATTTTTAAAAGAAATTATATATCTTGAATTGTCTAAAATTTCATCGACACATTTATTTAAAGCTTGATTTAAACTTTTAAAATCTATAGGTTTTGTAAGATAATCTATTAATTTTAATTTTGTTGCTTCAAGTAAAAATTTTTTATCAGTGTATGCACTAAGTATGATTATAGGAATTTTTTTGTCTATTAGTCTTATTTCTTTAATAAAATCTATTCCTGATTTATCAGGTAAATTAATGTCTGATAATATGATATCAATTCTTTTTTCATGTAAGATTTTTTTTGCTGATGCTATATCTTCAGCATCAAAGACATTATCACTAAATAACAACAGTGTTTTTTTTACATTTAATTTGATATTTTCTTCATCTTCTATATAGAGGATATTTAATTTTTTTAAAATATTCACGTATTGATTAGTAATTGACATAATTAACTCTTGAAACAGATTTTTTTTATGATATAATAAATAAGCTTAGAATTTATTAATTAGATTAAAAAAATAATAATTAGTGATATTTAATTTCAAATTAAGTAAAAACTGTGTAAAGTAAGAAAAAAAATTATTTTTAAATAGAATAAGTGGAGTTAAAATGTATAAAACAAAAATATTAAAGTTTGCGTGTATCTCAGTGTTAGCTAGTTCATTCTTACATGCATCAAGTTTAAAAGAGAGTGTTGAAAAAGTACTATCTACTAATCCAGAAGTAATTTCACAAAGAAATAATCAAGAAGCTTTTAAAAAATATATAGATGAAAGAAAAGCTAATTATTTACCTAGAATAGATATAGATGGAAGAATTGAAAAGAGCAATTCGGATAAAAAGTATGATAGAGAGACTCCACCTAGTGTTGTTAATGGATCAGAACAAGAAGATGGATATAATTTTGGAATAGCATTGAATCAAATGCTTTATGATGGTGATTTAACTCCGAGTCAAGTAAGAGAAGCTAAACATAATGATTTAGCAAATAAATTTAGAACTGAAAATATTATTGAAAATGTAGTTTATGAAACGATTTCTGCATATCTTGGATTAGTTCAGTATGATGAAACACTTGCTTTGACAGCAGATATGATTTCAACTAATGAAGACAACTTACAAATAGCAAAAGAAAAAGAGTCTATAAGTGGTGAAGTTTTAGAGACATATGAAGTTGATTCTAAATTGAATTTTGTAAAAGAGAAGTATTTAGAAGAAAAAGATTTAAAGAGTTCAAGAATTAGTACATTTAAAAGATATGTAGGTGTTGAACCTTCAGGAAATGAATGTAGACCTAAAATGGATTTATTAAAAATTCCAGATAATTTACAACAATTAATTGAGCTTGCAGTTTTAAGAAACAATGAAATTCAAGAACAAATTGAAAGAATAAAAGCACAAAGAGAAAAAATAGCTCAAGCTGATTCTAAATTCTTACCAAATTTAAATTTAGAATTAAAAGCATTAACAGATAATGATTTATCATTAAATGAAAATGGAATTGAAAATCAAGTTTTTGGAAGAATTAATCTTGCTTGGAATTTATATAATGGTGGAGGAGACTATGCGGTTTCTCAACAAGAAGCATTATTCTTAAAAGAGCAAAAAGAGAGATTAGATGCAATAACAAATAAAGTTGTTGAATCAATGAAAGTAAATTATCAAAGATTCCTAAAGAATCAAGAGAGAATAGATGTTCTTAAAAAATATGTTGTAGCAAATGAAAATATAGTTGAAGTATATAAAAGTGAATTTGAATCAGGAACTAGAACTTTTGTTGATATTTTAGATGCTCAAACAGATTTATATGAAGCTAAAAAAAGTTTAGTAAATAGAGAATTCGAATTATATAGAAATTATTATGATATGTTATTATCTTTATCTATGTTAACAGATTCTGTTTTAGATCCTAAAAATGATGTTTGTTCTGATAATAAAGCTTTAGCAAGTGTTGTTTCGGAGCAAAAAGAGTATCAAAGAAGTGAAAATACAAATGAATTAAAAGCTCTATTAGGTGATGAGCCAACTATTGTAAAAGATGAGTTAAAAGAAGATTTAATTGTTGAAGAAAAAGAAGTTTTAGGTACTCAGAACTCTGAATATAAATCATTTTTAGAAGCTCCAGAAGGATATTATACTATAAATATTACAACAACAGAAGGTTTAGATTCAGCAAAAAGATTTGTTAATACGAACTCTTTAAGTTCAAATGATTCTTATGTTTATCCTTTTGGTCCTGAAATGAAAAGTGCTAAGGTAATTTATGGTATATTTAAATCAGTAAAAGAAGCTTCATTAGCTTTAGAAAATTTACCATCTTCTGTAAAAGCAAATAAGCCTTATATAGACAATATATTAAAACATCAGAAATTATATTTCAAATATAATAAATAAGGTTTATAAAAAGGTACATATTGGAAAATAATCATTCTAATTTAATAGAAAATGAAACATTAGGTGACTTAAAAGATAGAAGAAAAGTAGATGACTTATTGGGTTGTCTACTTTTTTTATCAAAATATCATAATAGAGAAACCTCTGCTGAATCTCTTACATTTGGTCTACCAATACATAAAGCATCAATGAATATATCAATGTTTCATCAAGCATCTTCAAGAATAGGATTAGTTACCAAAACAGTCAAAAGAGAAAAGATAAAAGATATAACAAAATTAGCACTTCCTTCTGTATTAATTTTAGATAAAAGAAGAGCATGTGTTTTACTAGATTATGATCTTAAAAAAGGTGTTGCACAAGTAATAATTCCTGGATTAATTTCTGGCGAAACTCAAATGACTATAGAAAAATTGGAGAGTGAATATACGGGTGAAGTAATAATTATTAAACCTGAGTATAATTTTAATAATAGAATAGAAAAACAAGTGGTAGTTGACAATCCAAAAGATTGGTTTTGGGGAACATTAAGAAGAAATGCAGGTATTTATAAACAAGTTGTAGTTGTTTCTTTATTTATAAATATTTTCATTTTAGCAACACCTTTGTTTACCATGAATGTGTATGATAGAGTTTTACCAAATAATGCAATAGAAACTTTATGGGCATTATTTATTGGAATTTCTATTGTTATGATATTTGATTTGTTATTAAAAGTATTACGTTCATATTTTTTAGGAATTGCAAGTAAAAGAGCAGATACAATAATGTCAAATAAGATATTTAATCATTTACTAAACATAAAACTTGAGGCTAAACCAGCTTCTACAGGACAATTTGTAAGTAGACTGCAATCTTTTGAAAGTGTAAGAGAGTTTTTTACAGGTGCAACCATTGCTGCTATGGTAGATTTCCCATTTGTTATTATATTTATTATGGTTATATTTTTTATTGCTGGACCTTTAGCTTATATCACTATTACTACAGTAATTATATCTTTATTAATATCTTGGTATTTACAAAGACCATTAAAAACAATAATAGAAAAATCTGTAAAAGAAGAGCAGATAAAACAGACTACTCTTATAGAGACAGTTTCTGGATTAGAGATAATAAAAAGCGTAAAAGCACAAAATAGAATGAAAACACATTGGGATAATTCTATAAATAAAACAGTTCATTTTGCTGATAAAGGTCATTTTTTATCTCAAAGTATTACTTATTTGACAGGATTTATATCTCAATTTTCAAATATTGCTATTGTTGCTGCTGGTGTTTATTTAGCACAAGAAGGTGAAATAACAATGGGGGCAATTATTGCTGCAATGATTTTAAATGGAAGAGTAATAGCGCCAATATCTCAACTTGTAGGAATGATAATTAAATTTGATAGAACAATGTTGTCATTAAACAATCTTGATGAAGTTATGAAAATGCCTGTTGAAAAAGAGAATAAAACATATATTAGCCGTCCTAATTTAAAAGGTGATATTGAATTAAAAGATGTTCAATTTTCATATAAAGAACAAAATCATCAGACTTTAAAAGATATTAATTTAAAAATAAAACAAGGTGAGAAAGTTGCAATTTTAGGAAAAATTGGTTCAGGTAAATCTACTTTGTTAAAACTTATAATGAATTTGTATGAACCAACAAAAGGCTCTGTTTTAATAGATGGGTTGGATACAAGACAGATTGATCCAGTTGATTTACGGCATGCTATAGGAAGTGTTCCTCAAGAACCATTTTTATTTATGGGTACGATTAAAGATAATCTTACAATAGGTGAGCAGTATGTTTCAGATGAAGAATTATTAAGAGTTTCTAAAATTGCTGGACTTGATGATTTTTTGGGGAAACATGAAGCAGGATATGATTTATTAGTAGGTGAAAGAGGAGATGGACTTTCAGGTGGTGAAAGACAATCTGTAACTCTTGCTCGTGCTTTAATTTCTGATCCAAATATTATAATGCTTGATGAACCAACAAATTCTATGGATAGACAATCTGAAAAATCTTTTATAAATCGTCTACAAAATATTGTGCAAGATAAAACTTTAATAGTAGTAACTCACAAAACTTCACTATTACAATTAGTGGATAGAGTAATAATTATTGAAAATGGTAAAATAATTGTTGATGGCCCTAAAGATCAAGTTTTCACAACTAAGTTAGGATAAATGATGAGTATTGAAAAAAATCTTATTGAAGAAGAAACTATAGAAAAACCTGAACATTTGACTGTTGCTGAAAATAAAAATAAGAAAATAAAAACAAAAGAGAATGGAAAAAAAATCTCATTTGGTATAATTGATAGCATAAAAAAACTATATGGATTAGGAGATGATAAAAAAGAAGAAGATTTGAATTTTATATATTCTTCTTATTCTGATTCAAACGAAAAACCAAATTCGGTGAGTAAAATTATATTTATTTTAATAACAGGTATTTTTTTGATTTTATTACTTTGGGCAAGTCTTGCTGAAATTGATGAATTAGCAAGAGGTAATGGAAAAGTAATTCCAACAGATAAAATACAAACAGTTCAATCTTTAGATGGTGGGATTATTTCAGAAATTTTTGTAAAAGAAGGTGATACTGTAAAG
Coding sequences:
- a CDS encoding response regulator transcription factor translates to MSITNQYVNILKKLNILYIEDEENIKLNVKKTLLLFSDNVFDAEDIASAKKILHEKRIDIILSDINLPDKSGIDFIKEIRLIDKKIPIIILSAYTDKKFLLEATKLKLIDYLTKPIDFKSLNQALNKCVDEILDNSRYIISFKNNINYNVLHKKLIDTEKEEELSLTSKELTLLDFLIKNSNRIVSSEELKSYLWEDEYEATDSALKNLLNKLRKKVGKDSIINTSGVGYRLDY
- a CDS encoding type I secretion system permease/ATPase — its product is MENNHSNLIENETLGDLKDRRKVDDLLGCLLFLSKYHNRETSAESLTFGLPIHKASMNISMFHQASSRIGLVTKTVKREKIKDITKLALPSVLILDKRRACVLLDYDLKKGVAQVIIPGLISGETQMTIEKLESEYTGEVIIIKPEYNFNNRIEKQVVVDNPKDWFWGTLRRNAGIYKQVVVVSLFINIFILATPLFTMNVYDRVLPNNAIETLWALFIGISIVMIFDLLLKVLRSYFLGIASKRADTIMSNKIFNHLLNIKLEAKPASTGQFVSRLQSFESVREFFTGATIAAMVDFPFVIIFIMVIFFIAGPLAYITITTVIISLLISWYLQRPLKTIIEKSVKEEQIKQTTLIETVSGLEIIKSVKAQNRMKTHWDNSINKTVHFADKGHFLSQSITYLTGFISQFSNIAIVAAGVYLAQEGEITMGAIIAAMILNGRVIAPISQLVGMIIKFDRTMLSLNNLDEVMKMPVEKENKTYISRPNLKGDIELKDVQFSYKEQNHQTLKDINLKIKQGEKVAILGKIGSGKSTLLKLIMNLYEPTKGSVLIDGLDTRQIDPVDLRHAIGSVPQEPFLFMGTIKDNLTIGEQYVSDEELLRVSKIAGLDDFLGKHEAGYDLLVGERGDGLSGGERQSVTLARALISDPNIIMLDEPTNSMDRQSEKSFINRLQNIVQDKTLIVVTHKTSLLQLVDRVIIIENGKIIVDGPKDQVFTTKLG
- a CDS encoding transporter substrate-binding domain-containing protein, yielding MKLLLILILFILNAHTKEPIFKVSYDPNYTPFSYKQEGKETGLYIDIWKLWAKYNNYKVEFIDGKLWNEAINLAKEEKVDFFLGTDTYEDWMIGSDFFYETNSSFFTLTKNNTPFELSTNLKIGLISNTFKELILENIPTANIKIYEDYKDIIDALKNQEIDLIYEDKLAFEYYTVQNNQFHLIKPLNKLIKKTKTQAITLDKAKVEIFNKGFLKIPINELLNIEKKWILNENDYYYQNFKYQINLTSEEIEFIKNNKIKVSISNAWEPFTFKSKNNEAIGISSEYWYLISKKLNLQTKNIFFETFNQQIESIKNKETDLIYSTADTPQRKEFSIFSKEYANFPISIVTKKDENFIENISSIKNKKIAIGNNFTAHNVLKNNYPEIALIPVKSVKEGLELVSKNKVYAFIDIKPVLLYNISKYDFDDLKVSGNTGLNFSLKFMIRDDYPILESILNKAISSVSYNELNTIVNKWNNVQFQTSFDYDIFWKITLAIFIILLAFIYRNFTLKNLNRTLKIKVEEKTKQLSEMNKNLENLVERKTRELIQKETILNQQSKMAAMGEMIENIAHQWRQPLSVISTVATGAKLKKDLNLLTDNEFYETMEIINNSSQHLSNTIDDFRNFFSNDKEIISFNVNEAIDKALSLVTSKLKNRDIQIIKSKDKIIILGLRNEFIQVILNIINNAIDAFETIKDKDKYIFINSYEEKQNLILTIRDNAGGIKEEIINRIFEPYFTTKHKSQGTGIGLYMSLEIIKKHMNGELLVSNKEYIYDNNKCKGAEFKIIIPLNQ
- a CDS encoding TolC family protein, with the translated sequence MYKTKILKFACISVLASSFLHASSLKESVEKVLSTNPEVISQRNNQEAFKKYIDERKANYLPRIDIDGRIEKSNSDKKYDRETPPSVVNGSEQEDGYNFGIALNQMLYDGDLTPSQVREAKHNDLANKFRTENIIENVVYETISAYLGLVQYDETLALTADMISTNEDNLQIAKEKESISGEVLETYEVDSKLNFVKEKYLEEKDLKSSRISTFKRYVGVEPSGNECRPKMDLLKIPDNLQQLIELAVLRNNEIQEQIERIKAQREKIAQADSKFLPNLNLELKALTDNDLSLNENGIENQVFGRINLAWNLYNGGGDYAVSQQEALFLKEQKERLDAITNKVVESMKVNYQRFLKNQERIDVLKKYVVANENIVEVYKSEFESGTRTFVDILDAQTDLYEAKKSLVNREFELYRNYYDMLLSLSMLTDSVLDPKNDVCSDNKALASVVSEQKEYQRSENTNELKALLGDEPTIVKDELKEDLIVEEKEVLGTQNSEYKSFLEAPEGYYTINITTTEGLDSAKRFVNTNSLSSNDSYVYPFGPEMKSAKVIYGIFKSVKEASLALENLPSSVKANKPYIDNILKHQKLYFKYNK